A single genomic interval of Oryctolagus cuniculus chromosome 19, mOryCun1.1, whole genome shotgun sequence harbors:
- the TMEM186 gene encoding transmembrane protein 186, with the protein MAALLRAVPRWRGPAAWGKPLCGLWSCGGREDPKRWVRSRSPGSEEKAPGTETEKFQMVYRFDAIRAFGYISRLKVAQTALTLVALPPGFYWYSQGLMPLDSLCLVGGIAGFALAMLCWMSHFFRRLVGILYVNESGTVLRVAHLTFWGWRQDTYCPVADVVPLTETRDRPHEVFVRIQQYSGKQTFYLPLRYGRVLDRERFTQVFGRLDSLK; encoded by the exons ATG GCTGCCCTCCTCCGAGCTGTGCCCAGGTGGCGGGGGCCGGCCGCCTGGGGAAAGCCCCTCTGCGGGCTGTGGTCCTGCGGTGGGCGAGAGGATCCCAAGAGGTGGGTGCGGAGCAGGTCTCCCGGTTCCGAGGAGAAAGCCCCGGGCACAGAGACCGAGAAGTTCCAGATGGTCTACCGTTTCGATGCCATCAGAGCGTTTGGGTACATATCTCGGCTGAAGGTGGCGCAGACGGCCCTGACGCTGGTGGCTCTGCCGCCCGGCTTCTACTGGTACTCCCAGGGCCTCATGCCGCTCGACTCGCTGTGCCTGGTGGGTGGCATAGCTGGCTTCGCCCTGGCCATGCTGTGCTGGATGAGCCATTTCTTCCGCAGGCTCGTAGGCATCCTGTATGTGAACGAGTCGGGCACCGTGCTGCGGGTGGCTCACCTCACCTTCTGGGGCTGGCGACAGGACACGTACTGCCCCGTGGCGGACGTGGTCCCCCTGACGGAGACGAGGGACCGGCCCCACGAGGTGTTTGTGCGCATCCAGCAGTACAGCGGGAAGCAGACCTTCTACCTACCTCTGCGCTACGGGCGCGTCCTGGACAGAGAGCGCTTCACACAGGTGTTTGGGAGACTGGACTCGCTCAAGTGA